The Microplitis demolitor isolate Queensland-Clemson2020A chromosome 8, iyMicDemo2.1a, whole genome shotgun sequence genome has a segment encoding these proteins:
- the LOC103572371 gene encoding cilia- and flagella-associated protein 58 codes for MDMEMNAEMEREDGSESGEPSAAGSSAGSIYCTLERDYARLLNEMKNNETLAAYETEYTRLFETLYKCRRDEEQLMDNFRQVQEDLVNKTNRINELEKAVELNECTITNLNEKIVQLSKLADTAHTREQNAQETIENLRIAINKLNREIEQRNKKLDIDDDGEVAKQNENSVIEKERMTNEIETLKQSIKSKSMYTEELEKKMSDVENQISKMQENMEIQMIEISKERLVRERLEREIMELEEELKIKRNQLQAANISVKNSASNSSRVENLLREQRAANEKLRKEVSKLMTGRLNLQTELNNSNKRVKEIEKILGEKTNEYKVATQEIKRLEEEVSKCKAENDWSLSKYGKIDRERAKMEKDLEHVKVALKNSEIHLSSYQRQIAEEKKSVDLAVREKNVVIKNLENLKDTLEKTHTEISVLEGSKRKVEGELEEALHTNCSLNKKIDSLEKDRDKYCQQVTQLQQQIEELMSKLKEKDTEVLNYSKELVELKNKFRHQQNLFESTRAEKNMCNKNLSVKKDEIEELRDKLKLMVHQIEQLKEELTIKESSISKGEFCLRKAEKEKESVRVELQSTKKSIMDLRKTLEENKIKEKQLREGVKVADADISRLKKDIDNVMNERDVLGTQLVRRNDELNLQYSKIKLLQQTLRKGEAEYSQRLEDIRLLKLEISKLRSEKVLLVKSFNNTSDLRHEILHLNRDMTRERLKVVALEEELQNPLNIHRWRKLEGSDPNTMELLKKIQILQKRLLKMNQIVISKTNKIKEIEKLYMELRQILAKQPAPQSISNLVKAREALRERAKQMKCLAAELNMWECRANEYKYEVERLNKELRELKAKYLGLKRKKSSKPSSGTAMTDSPRSSISPHQKKYCGGGFTMLVAPSQNYYSLESIIAK; via the exons ATGGACATGGAAATGAACGCTGAAATGGAGAGA GAAGATGGAAGCGAAAGTGGTGAGCCATCGGCAGCAGGAAGTTCTGCAGGAAGCATTTATTGTACTCTAGAACGTGACTACGCTCGA CTACTCAACGAAATGAAGAACAATGAAACCTTGGCAGCCTATGAAACAGAGTACACAAGACTTTTTGAAACTCTTTATAAATGCCGGCGTGACGAAGAGCAACTGATGGATAATTTCAGACAAGTCCAG GAAGATTTagtcaataaaacaaatagaATAAACGAACTCGAGAAAGCAGTTGAGCTGAATGAATGTAcgataacaaatttaaatgagaaaatagtTCAACTTTCAAAACTCGCAGATACGGCACATACTCGGGAACAAAATGCGCAAGagactattgaaaatttacgaattgcaatcaataaattaaatcgtgAAATTGaacagagaaataaaaaacttgataTCGATGATGA CGGAGAAGTTGctaaacaaaatgaaaactcGGTTATTGAAAAAGAACGAATGACAAATGAAATTGAAACACTGAAACAAAGTATAAAAAGCAAGTCTATGTACACTGAGGAGCTTGAGAAAAAGATGAGTGACGTTGAGAATCAAATAAGCAAGATGCAGGAAAACATGGAGATCCAGATGATTGAAATATCGAAAGAACGGCTGGTGCGCGAGAGGCTTGAGAGAGAAATAATGGAATTGGAGGAAGAGCTCAAGATAAAAAGGAACCAATtgcag gcGGCGAATATCTCAGTTAAAAATTCAGCCAGCAATAGCAGCCGCGTTGAAAATCTGCTGAGGGAGCAGAGAGCGGCAAACGAAAAATTGCGGAAGGAAGTGAGCAAGTTGATGACCGGGAGGCTAAACCTGCAAACGgaattgaataattcgaataaaCGGGttaaagaaattgaaaaaatattgggTGAAAAGACTAACGAATACAAAGTCGCGACGCAGGAAATTAAAAG GTTGGAAGAAGAAGTGTCCAAGTGTAAAGCTGAGAATGATTGGAGCCTCAGTAAATACGGCAAGATCGATAGAGAACGCGCTAAGATGGAAAAGGATCTTGAGCACGTAAAAGTTGCTTTGAAAAACTCCGAGATTCATTTGAGCTCATACCAGCGGCAAATAGCAGAAGAAAAAAAGTCTGTTGACTTGGCGGTACGGGAAAAGAACGTTGTGATTAAAAATCTTGAAAATCTAAAAGACACACTTGAAAAAACACACACTGAGATTAGTGTATTGGAAGGGAGTAAACGCAAAGTCGAGGGTGAGCTTGAGGAGGCACTACACACTAATTGTtctctgaataaaaaaattgattctcTTGAAAAAGATAGGGACAAGTATTGTCAACAAGTTACTCAGCTACAGCAGCAG attgaAGAATTGATGAgtaaattaaaggaaaaagaCACAGaggtattaaattattcaaaagaaCTTGTGGAGCTGAAGAATAAATTTCGTcatcaacaaaatttatttgaaagcaCCAGAGCTGAAAAGAAtatgtgtaataaaaatttgagtgtaaaaaaagatgaaattgAAGAATTGCGAGATAAATTGAAACTCATGGTTCACCAAATAGAGCAATTGAAGGAGGAGCTGACAATTAAGGAAAGTAGTATATCCAAGGGAGAGTTTT GTCTGAGAAAAgctgaaaaagaaaaagaatctgTTCGAGTTGAATTGCAATCGACGAAAAAAAGTATCATGGATTTACGTAAAACACtggaggaaaataaaataaaggaaaaacaATTACGAGAGGGCGTTAAAGTTGCTGACGCGGACATTAGTCGTTTGAAAAAAGATATCGACAATGTTATGAACGAACGTGATGTTCTAGGCACCCAGCTCGTTCGCAGAAATGacgaattaaatttacaatacagcaaaataaaacttttgcaGCAGACACTACGTAAAGGCGAGGCTGAGTATTCTCAAAGGCTCGAGGATATTAGATTacttaaattagaaataagTAAATTGCGATCCGAAAAAGTGTTATTGGTTAAAAGCTTCAACAACACCAGTGATTTGCGTCATGAAATTTTACACTTGAATCGCGATATGACACGAGAGAGACTCAAAGTCGTGGCTCTTGAAGAGGAGCTACAGAACCCGTTGAATATTCATCGCTGGAGAAAActtgaa ggCTCGGATCCAAATACGATggagttattgaaaaaaatccaaatccTACAAAAACGTTTActtaaaatgaatcaaatCGTGATATcaaaaaccaataaaataaaggaaattgaaaaattgtacaTGGAGTTAAGACAAATTCTTGCGAAGCAGCCAGCTCCGCAATCAATATCTAATCTCGTTAAGGCTAGAGAGGCTCTGCGAGAAAGAGCCAAACAGATGAAG TGCTTAGCTGCTGAGTTGAACATGTGGGAGTGCCGAGCGAACGAATACAAATACGAAGTTGAGAGGCTGAATAAAGAATTACGCGAGTTAAAGGCCAAGTATTTGGGATTGAAGCGTAAAAAGTCATCGAAACCCAGCAGCGGGACTGCGATGACCGACTCACCCCGTTCGTCAATTTCACCTcatcagaaaaaatattgcgGAGGCGGATTTACTATGCTCGTCGCCCCGTCACAGAATTATTATAGTTTAGAATCAATTAtcgctaaataa
- the LOC103572370 gene encoding lateral signaling target protein 2 homolog: protein MESIRKWFYRPKRDDTSLLAQFFYANEALTAVACELDSFDGRQEPERCTTLVNQLRHCQDKVLTICNQIMDELIPDSRANRDFRVKFPDDVMQENLAGQLWFGAECLAAGSSIMNREVESSAMRPLAKALTKSLETVRNLLREHALKGHMNLKELFQVHNPMETEKLIESLKIFDRLFADFELCYVAAMVPVKSTKEYEQQELVCVLFSETLQRALERGLLNQADVDNYDPALMFTIPRLAIVSGLLAPPGGPLCLNSADTISEMFRPFRNLLLKIRELLWTLNNRELYMLEKLLCSNEEPAVPISPSTRSACQQELEKFVHNFYTDYPNCKNFVVDFYTVTKNNGTNMDEVANDVVEIMTQESNVKVERKLQQAVSVSGNSENDDNHRTIIATTVATYPHNYSSLLNGGESSLRVVIDDDGDGNPGPDTHRHINQQDHQLVINTVNRREIDASVSAVNEDQRADRLRQNGCRLTAQLVCANANTANSSSQQSEQGDCNSTESQSLVYVINSKDSHYTESNESLVGESDHIGNKSNENTEDNFYNNVDMSEQIIGSTNVNVNVNVDLPQTYLLDQVTHDSVTDNSAVDIEAKKLISEANKTLSNLLLERDCANEISEQTDSGICTVISSENTSLYDKSPEEKKTFANEIQVNEELEDDENIKDLTCTYVCSTSVEQKVSNDDESCTCPLRCSTFDNYSCNCNCNSTSTSNCNSTSNCNGNSNNCSNSNSDTSKITSRISSNFNGTNEEFIGRAYGNGQMSVCDSNTSSIQINYSDNWENLNLNINPTTATSTKEFWQDIKCKNCPSTSHNHQNINKIGSNIDRYAQHKMSVRKSKEIKLKKRQRKFERKIIKKNHNSMQEKLAYNVSAAYNLSLSTESSRSNSVDRCVNPRLTSYGGSLHPTQNNMRQMPNFSNHHSPQRSSSRLHCQFESRTDMSQKNHNLGQRSTNISPQNRKLLDHRRSRAEQMTKMRKKDIDKQRNCCDYPASVQNDNITRGTTNFIDNNKKDEMPNDGLGRRTDKSGLITGDQSGSPEAGDDGGGVSDSHSCQLQCTRENKPVKSPKSCCTVVGITKIPPSINLSLIPRANANVDSSSSWSSYGDSSSETSEFQSDCQDDEEIALAMQAAEIANRNQIRAKFRSSEDLVHRLFVCIAGVADQLQTNFASDLRNILKCVFLMNSTSGPGDADQESVVTKNNNNNNDNNNNNNSMSESQSPTDDNLHSTEIINNSNSLERQDLNQEDDDDPEDDSIASITNDTMCPITTERGEECVERAPAWIPDNDAPRCMACQAGFTVVRRRHHCRNCGKVFCGRCSSNNVPLPRYGHTKPVRVCNRCFLYQVTPFTVSHVASTS, encoded by the exons ATGGAGTCCATCAGAAAATGGTTCTACAGACCAaag agagACGACACAAGTTTGCTGGCTCAGTTTTTCTACGCTAATGAGGCACTTACAGCGGTCGCTTGCGAACTTGACTCATTTGATGGTCGTCAGGAGCCGGAGCGTTGCACGACGCTGGTGAACCAGCTGCGACATTGCCAGGACAAAGTTTTGACGATATGCAATCAAATAATGGACGAGCTGATACCGGACAGCCGCGCAAATCGGGACTTTCGTGTTAAATTCCCAGATGACGTTATGCAGGAAAACTTAGCGGGTCAGCTCTGGTTCGGCGCCGAGTGTCTGGCCGCAGGGTCTTCAATAATGAACCGCGAAGTTGAAAGCTCAGCGATGAGACCTTTAGCCAAAGCGCTCACTAAATCTCTGGAAACGGTACGGAATCTTTTGCGAGAGCACGCGCTCAAAGGTCACATGAATTTGAag GAACTATTCCAGGTGCACAATCCCATGGAGacggaaaaattaatagagtCGCTTAAAATATTCGACAGACTATTTGCTGATTTCGAGCTCTGCTACGTTGCGGCAATGGTACCTGTCAAGTCGACGAAGGAGTACGAGCAGCAGGAATTAGTTTGCGTTTTATTTTCCGAAACACTGCAGCGAGCACTCGAACGTGGGTTACTAAATCAAGCCGACGTTGATAATTACGACCCAGCTCTAATGTTCACTATTCCGAGACTCGCTATTGTTTCGGGTCTTCTAGCTCCTCCTGGCGGACCTCTGTGCCTCAATTCTGCTGATACAATCAGCGAAATGTTTAGACCATTTAGA aatctTTTGTTGAAAATCCGCGAACTTCTTTGGACGTTGAATAACCGCGAGCTGTATATGTTAGAGAAGCTTCTGTGCTCAAACGAAGAGCCGGCGGTGCCAATTTCACCGTCGACCCGCAGTGCGTGCCAGCAGGAACTCGAAAAATTCGTCCATAATTTTTACACCGACTACCCGAACTGTAAAAATTTCGTCGTGGATTTTTATACcgttactaaaaataatggtACTAATATGGATGAGGTTGCTAATGACGTAGTCGAAATAATGACTCAGGAGAGTAATGTTAAAGTTGAAAGGAAACTACAGCAGGCTGTATCTGTATCGGGTAACAGTGAGAATGACGATAATCACCGTACTATTATTGCCACAACAGTGGCAACTTATCCACACAACTACTCGTCATTGTTAAATGGAGGAGAATCAAGTTTGCGAGTAGTAATTGATGATGATGGCGATGGTAATCCCGGTCCCGATACCCATCGTCATATTAATCAGCAAGATCATCAGCTGGTAATTAATACCGTAAATCGAAGGGAAATAGATGCCTCTGTGTCGGCGGTAAATGAGGATCAAAGAGCTGATAGATTACGTCAAAATGGCTGCAGACTTACAGCGCAATTAGTTTGCGCTAATGCTAATACCGCAAATAGCAGTAGCCAACAGTCAGAACAAGGTGACTGTAATTCGACGGAGTCACAGTCCTTGGTCTACgtgataaattcaaaagatTCACATTACACTGAGAGTAATGAGTCATTGGTCGGGGAGAGTGATCACATTgggaataaaagtaatgagaatacggaagataatttttacaataacgTTGATATGTCGGAGCAGATTATTGGCAGTACAAATGTTAATGTTAATGTCAATGTTGATTTACCACAAACTTATCTCCTAGATCAAGTTACGCATGACAGCGTTACGGATAACTCTGCTGTTGATATTGAAGCCAAGAAACTTATCTCCGAAGCTAACAAAActctttcaaatttattgctgGAGAGAGATTGTGCTAATGAAATATCTGAGCAAACTGACTCGGGTATTTGTACGGTAATATCTTCGGAAAATACCAGTTTATATGATAAGAGCCCGgaagaaaagaaaacttttgCTAATGAAATCCAAGTTAATGAAGAGCTGGAGgatgatgaaaatattaaagatttaacttgtacgtacgtatgttcAACTTCGGTGGAACAGAAGGTTTCCAATGATGATGAGTCATGTACTTGTCCACTGAGATGTTCTACGTTCGATAATTATAgttgtaattgtaattgtaatagtACCAGTACCAGTAATTGCAACAGTACTAGTAATTGTAAtggtaatagtaataattgtagtaatagtaatagcgATACGTCCAAAATAACCAGTAGAATATCGTCAAATTTTAATGGCACGAATGAAGAATTTATTGGTCGAGCTTACGGTAATGGACAGATGTCTGTATGTGATTCAAATACATCatcaatacaaataaattactcgGATAattgggaaaatttaaatttaaacataaatcCAACTACGGCGACGTCGACAAAAGAATTCTGGCAGgatataaaatgtaaaaattgcCCGTCAACGTCACACAATCATCagaatatcaataaaataggCAGCAATATTGATCGATACGCGCAACACAAAATGTCTGTTCGTAAATCTAAAGagataaaacttaaaaaacgGCAGCGTAAATTTGAGcgcaaaattatcaagaaaaaCCACAATAGCATGCAGGAAAAACTTGCGTACAATGTTTCTGCTGCTTACAATTTGTCCCTGAGTACCGAGAGCTCAAGATCTAACTCCGTTGATCGATGTGTCAATCCACGACTCACCAGTTACGGGGGTTCGCTTCATCCCACGCaaaataacatgcgacagaTGCCAAATTTTAGTAACCACCACAGTCCTCAGCGGAGTAGTTCGCGGTTGCATTGTCAGTTCGAGTCGCGCACTGACATGTCACAGAAAAATCACAATCTCGGGCAACGCAGTACTAATATATCGCCCCAGAATCGTAAGCTGCTGGATCACCGTAGGTCCAGAGCTGAGCAAATGACTAAAATGCGTAAAAAAGACATTGATAAACAGCGTAACTGCTGTGATTATCCTGCAAGTGTACAAAATGATAATATAACCCGGGGAACAACGAATTTTAtcgataataataagaaagatGAAATGCCGAACGATGGACTCGGTCGTAGGACAGACAAAAGCGGGCTGATTACCGGTGACCAATCTGGCTCTCCCGAGGCTGGAGATGATGGTGGCGGTGTCAGCGACAGTCACAGCTGCCAATTGCAGTGCACTAGAGAAAACAAACCTGTTAAATCACCAAAAAGTTGCTGTACTGTCGTAGGAATCACAAAAATTCCACCGTCAATAAACTTATCTCTGATACCGCGAGCTAACGCCAACGTCGACTCGAGCTCCAGCTGGTCTAGCTACGGAGACTCGAGCTCGGAGACGAGTGAGTTCCAGAGCGACTGCCAGGACGACGAAGAAATAGCTCTGGCAATGCAGGCTGCAGAAATAGCCAACAGGAATCAGATTAGAGCTAAATTCCGTTCTTCCGAGGATCTGGTTCATCGTCTGTTTGTCTGCATTGCCGGTGTCGCTGATCAGCTGCAAACAAATTTCGCTTCTGATCTacgtaatattttaaagtGTGTCTTCCTTATGAACAGCACCAGCGGTCCCGGGGATGCTGACCAGGAATCAgttgttacaaaaaataataataataataatgataataataataataataattctatgtCTGAATCACAGTCGCCGACTGATGATAATTTACATTccactgaaataataaataatagtaatagtctTGAGAGACAAGACTTGAATCAAGAGGATGATGATGATCCTGAGGATGATTCCATAGCGAGTATAACTAACGACACAA tgtGTCCAATAACAACAGAACGAGGAGAAGAGTGTGTGGAAAGAGCCCCAGCTTGGATACCAGACAACGACGCCCCGCGATGCATGGCCTGCCAGGCCGGGTTCACTGTCGTAAGACGCAGACATCACTGCAGAAACTGCGGAAAAGTATTTTGTGGGCGTTGTAGCAGCAACAATGTCCCATTACCTCGTTACGGACACACTAAACCAGTCAGAGTCTGCAACAGGTGTTTTCTCTATCAAGTCACGCCATTTACTGTTTCTCATGTCGCCTCCACTAGCTGA